A stretch of Paenibacillus peoriae DNA encodes these proteins:
- a CDS encoding copper amine oxidase N-terminal domain-containing protein yields the protein MKKVIVFFFVLMFQSWAIADAANPISVNAVNVNGKFIATDVSPIIKDGRVLVPIRTLASLGVTYHWDSKSQSAFITKGTDQIKLTANKKEAFKNNKTVQVDVPVQVTQGRILVPIRFVSENFGYKASYEKLRSILFIQDGNYKVDQENLQAEDLQTARQAAISLPVQFSFKSLSSLEKPGANKEYNYIFPRGDSSRYMYGNNVGNTVVEVKDGVAKAVWQFTVSRGLEDIASSAGKRPSYNYVQWVTDILMFNDEHGNIKAVYKDDKGQQKDLTAKAKSYTDIIQPIPNETRKH from the coding sequence TTGAAAAAGGTTATTGTGTTTTTCTTCGTACTTATGTTTCAATCCTGGGCGATTGCTGATGCTGCCAATCCGATATCCGTTAACGCGGTGAATGTGAATGGGAAGTTTATAGCAACCGATGTTTCACCTATTATTAAGGACGGGCGTGTTTTGGTCCCTATACGCACGCTTGCTTCACTGGGGGTAACCTATCACTGGGATAGTAAAAGTCAATCTGCTTTCATCACAAAAGGCACAGATCAAATTAAGTTGACGGCCAACAAAAAAGAAGCATTTAAAAATAACAAAACGGTTCAGGTAGATGTTCCTGTCCAAGTAACTCAGGGAAGGATATTAGTTCCTATTCGTTTTGTGTCGGAGAATTTTGGCTATAAGGCAAGCTATGAGAAGCTTCGGTCTATTCTATTTATTCAAGACGGTAATTATAAGGTAGACCAAGAGAACTTACAGGCAGAAGATTTACAAACCGCTCGTCAGGCTGCTATATCGTTGCCGGTTCAATTTTCTTTCAAATCGCTTTCTTCTTTAGAAAAACCTGGGGCTAATAAAGAATACAATTACATTTTCCCAAGAGGGGATTCTTCCAGATACATGTATGGAAACAATGTTGGTAATACGGTAGTTGAAGTTAAAGATGGAGTGGCCAAGGCAGTCTGGCAGTTTACTGTATCCAGGGGTCTGGAAGATATTGCATCAAGTGCTGGAAAGAGACCTAGCTATAATTACGTTCAATGGGTGACTGATATCTTGATGTTTAATGATGAGCATGGAAATATCAAAGCTGTATACAAAGATGATAAAGGTCAACAAAAAGATCTCACTGCAAAGGCGAAATCCTATACAGATATTATCCAACCTATTCCTAATGAGACGAGAAAACACTAG
- a CDS encoding copper amine oxidase N-terminal domain-containing protein has product MNTFFKAAFASTISFSMLASGVSGAASKSIIVQVNNVPMQGDVDPYVQNGSTLVALNMIRSIPGVTINWNNTSKTVTVDNNGTKSTLVAGKKETMVGDKKVTLSTSSAMKNGRVMVPLRFIADASGSQVYWDAPDRTVYVAKPTEEMLKEIQSSDISVARHGAYSLPRIAKVNVLSGKEGDSMAYIRYFQKNQSSEFFEQHMDSVNYYRIIDTHVELLWSARLNLQQEAKNASLPFLTNKIVEQSGKMPTIQKGVVYYNYSVPGGTTFGTIDKAGKKTRLGEATEDQAKQMFFSIPEEEQL; this is encoded by the coding sequence ATGAATACATTTTTCAAAGCGGCTTTTGCATCAACAATATCTTTTAGTATGCTTGCTAGCGGTGTTTCTGGAGCAGCCTCCAAGTCCATTATTGTGCAAGTGAATAACGTACCCATGCAAGGGGATGTAGACCCCTATGTTCAGAATGGTTCCACATTAGTAGCATTGAATATGATAAGATCGATTCCTGGTGTAACGATCAACTGGAACAATACTTCTAAAACGGTAACTGTAGATAATAACGGAACAAAATCAACACTGGTGGCTGGTAAAAAAGAGACAATGGTAGGTGATAAAAAAGTAACGCTGTCTACCTCTTCTGCAATGAAAAATGGTCGTGTTATGGTACCGCTGCGTTTCATTGCAGATGCGTCCGGTTCTCAAGTGTACTGGGATGCCCCAGATCGTACAGTTTACGTAGCTAAGCCGACAGAAGAGATGCTGAAAGAAATCCAATCTAGCGATATTTCTGTAGCTCGTCATGGTGCATACAGTCTTCCACGTATTGCCAAAGTTAATGTACTGTCAGGTAAAGAAGGGGATAGTATGGCTTATATTCGCTACTTCCAAAAAAACCAATCCAGTGAATTTTTTGAACAACACATGGACAGTGTGAATTACTATCGTATCATTGACACACATGTAGAACTGCTCTGGTCTGCAAGGCTGAACCTGCAACAGGAAGCTAAAAATGCAAGCCTGCCGTTCCTCACCAACAAAATTGTTGAACAAAGCGGCAAAATGCCAACGATCCAAAAGGGCGTAGTTTATTATAATTATAGCGTTCCGGGTGGCACCACGTTCGGGACTATTGATAAAGCTGGCAAAAAAACTCGTCTGGGGGAAGCGACTGAAGATCAGGCGAAGCAAATGTTTTTCTCTATTCCAGAAGAAGAACAACTATAA